The Roseicyclus marinus genome has a segment encoding these proteins:
- a CDS encoding rod-binding protein: MLLPLTPPSVPPDGPAAPDAPSADQEALRRAAQALEASFLAEMLKQAGFGESRDSFGGGVGEAQFASFLRAEHARALAESGGIGLAEQLFRSLVARAGPVERAP; this comes from the coding sequence ATGCTCCTGCCCCTGACCCCACCATCCGTCCCGCCCGATGGGCCAGCCGCACCCGACGCGCCCAGCGCGGATCAGGAGGCGTTGCGGCGGGCAGCACAGGCCCTGGAGGCGAGTTTTCTTGCGGAAATGTTGAAACAGGCGGGATTCGGGGAGAGCCGCGACAGTTTCGGGGGCGGGGTGGGAGAGGCGCAATTCGCCTCCTTCCTGCGGGCCGAACATGCCCGCGCGCTGGCCGAAAGCGGGGGAATCGGTCTTGCCGAACAGCTGTTCCGGTCGCTGGTCGCACGCGCAGGCCCGGTGGAGCGCGCGCCGTGA
- a CDS encoding flagellar hook capping FlgD N-terminal domain-containing protein: MDQLSAAAPDAPTRRAGATAASAITADFQTFLRLLTTQMQNQDPLNPMESTEFASQLAQFSGVEQQVRTNELLTGMQADFATLGMGQIGGWIGMEAQAQMPVTFQGDPVTLSAAAHARADRLELVVRDTRGAIVQRVPVPLGSDRFDWDGTGPSGTPVRPGTYDLTLQSWSGETMLDESPATIHAIVEEARLVDGAVWLRLQGGQSVAAQSILGLRRAP; the protein is encoded by the coding sequence ATGGACCAGCTTTCCGCCGCAGCCCCCGATGCCCCGACGCGCCGTGCGGGGGCCACCGCCGCCAGCGCCATCACCGCCGATTTCCAGACCTTCCTGCGCCTTCTGACCACCCAGATGCAGAACCAGGACCCGCTCAACCCGATGGAATCGACGGAATTCGCCAGCCAGCTCGCGCAATTCTCCGGCGTCGAACAACAGGTTCGCACCAACGAGCTCTTGACCGGGATGCAGGCGGATTTCGCCACGCTCGGCATGGGCCAGATCGGCGGCTGGATCGGGATGGAGGCGCAGGCCCAGATGCCCGTCACCTTTCAGGGCGATCCCGTGACCCTGTCGGCCGCCGCCCATGCCCGCGCCGACCGGCTGGAACTGGTCGTCCGCGACACGCGCGGCGCCATCGTCCAACGTGTGCCCGTGCCGCTTGGCTCGGACCGTTTCGACTGGGACGGAACCGGCCCCTCCGGTACGCCCGTCCGGCCGGGCACCTATGACCTCACCCTGCAAAGCTGGTCGGGCGAAACCATGCTCGACGAATCCCCCGCCACGATCCACGCCATCGTGGAGGAGGCGCGGCTTGTCGATGGGGCCGTCTGGTTGCGCTTGCAGGGCGGCCAATCCGTCGCCGCCCAATCCATCCTCGGCCTGCGCCGCGCGCCCTGA